From the genome of Perca flavescens isolate YP-PL-M2 chromosome 1, PFLA_1.0, whole genome shotgun sequence, one region includes:
- the si:dkey-127k13.1 gene encoding PWWP domain-containing DNA repair factor 3B isoform X1, whose translation MKGRSRKPRKQEPKKMLMEKVTSDTVSSEATEESNAVSGSDVAIVSQSTASSLPSTPKRDRGQAQEDCLTSTPVHSSSVDTWSNISRCPPGTKQAELEYSNHANQFKTSEVDSPCCQLKSQSIRKRAKASQSRRVRKRVQNEQTQTCCRTNSLPSKCQRGRTRKVETGFLQEDTTTQSFERSRPRFELETPDAAEQEDQSLLSSDLSIELSHHEEQLPSLSFQEDEGSADEDEEELPSFLMQVDKKPPSITEGAFVWCKFRNYPFWPALVKSVNRKQKKASVMFIDDPFIHKKGFTVALKTLKPFDCEEANDLVYKAKEKYASAIKWSLKLIRDYRIRIACGSFSGSFIEYFAHDMSYPVRRQYPQAASERLTIASDATMESLCDDPKEDGFSKQQEEVRKSSKRLLPDRSLAAYNRANEKLVHFIVKQRMVERRLLAVIHGQQQSRWLHSFLSASRKPGVNIYLADDQQLDQVYLYLNELYETTVAATPCLPKLAFMEHVPFILDVLLPEAITYAIAGVDNVPVKKAEEKYLKGRCISNRERQEFERWSDMKIKHQNTSLALVSDPIS comes from the exons ATGAAAG GTAGATCTCGGAAACCAAGAAAACAGGAACCTAAAAAGATGCTGATGGAGAAAGTCACTTCAGACACTGTTTCATCTGAAGCAACAGAGGAATCAAATGCTGTGTCAGGCAGTGATGTCGCCATTGTCAGCCAGTCCACTGCCAGTTCCTTACCAAGTACTCCAAAAAGAGACCGGGGACAGGCACAAGAAGACTGCCTGACCTCCACACCAGTCCACAGCTCCTCCGTTGACACCTGGTCCAACATCTCAAGGTGCCCTCCCGGAACCAAACAAGCAGAGCTAGAGTACTCTAACCACGCCAATCAGTTCAAG ACATCAGAGGTAGATTCACCATGCTGCCAATTAAAATCTCAAAGCATACGCAAAAGGGCTAAAGCTTCCCAGTCGAGACGAGTTAGAAAAAGGGTGCAAAATGAACAAACGCAGACCTGCTGTAGAACCAACAGTCTTCCATCCAAGTGCCAGCGAGGCAGGACGCGGAAGGTGGAGACGGGGTTTTTACAAGAGGACACCACTACTCAGTCGTTTGAACGCTCTAGACCAAGATTTGAACTGGAGACGCCTGATGCAGCAGAGCAAG AAGACCAATCTTTGCTGTCCTCAGATCTGTCAATAGAGCTGAGTCATCATGAGGAGCAGCTTCCATCTTTGTCCTTCCAGGAAGATGAGGGAAGTGCTGATGAGGACGAGGAGGAGCTACCAAGTTTCTTGATGCAGGTGGACAAAA aGCCTCCATCCATTACAGAAGGAGCGTTTGTGTGGTGCAAATTTAGAAATTATCCATTCTGGCCTGCATTG GTAAAAAGTGTGAACCGTAAGCAGAAAAAAGCCAGTGTTATGTTCATTGATGATCCATTTATTCACAAAAAAGG GTTTACTGTGGCTCTGAAAACCCTGAAGCCTTTTGACTGTGAAGAAGCTAATGATCTAGTG TATAAAGCCAAAGAAAAGTATGCTTCTGCAATTAAGTGGTCCTTGAAGCTTATAAGAGACTACAGGATACGGATAG CCTGTGGCTCATTTTCTGGCTCCTTCATCGAGTACTTTGCTCATGACATGA GCTATCCAGTTAGGAGGCAGTACCCGCAGGCAGCATCAGAGAGACTTACCATCGCCAGTGATGCAACGATGGAGTCGCTGTGTGATGATCCTAAGGAGGACGGCTTTAGTAAACAGCAGGAAGAGGTCCGTAAGAGTTCAAAGAGGCTGCTGCCAGACCGGAGTCTTGCCGCCTACAACCGTGCTAATGAGAAGCTCGTACATTTCATCGTGAAGCAGCGCATGGTGGAAAGACGCCTTCTG GCTGTAATCCATGGGCAGCAGCAGTCCAGATGGCTCCACTCCTTTTTGAGTGCCAGTCGGAAACCGGGGGTGAACATATACCTGGCAGATGACCAGCAGTTGGACCAGGTCTACTTGTACCTGAATGAGCTCTATGAAACGACTGTGGCTGCCACCCCTTGCCTGCCTAAATTGGCATTTATGGAGCATGTCCCCTTTATCCTAGATGTGCTTCTTCCTGAG GCCATCACCTATGCCATAGCTGGGGTGGACAATGTGCCAGTAAAAAAGGCAGAAGAGAAGTACTTAAAAGGACGATGTATTAGTAACAG GGAAAGACAGGAGTTTGAGCGTTGGAGTGACATGAAGATAAAGCATCAGAACACTTCACTTGCATTAGTATCTGATCCCATCAGTTAG
- the si:dkey-127k13.1 gene encoding PWWP domain-containing DNA repair factor 3B isoform X2, with amino-acid sequence MKGRSRKPRKQEPKKMLMEKVTSDTVSSEATEESNAVSGSDVAIVSQSTASSLPSTPKRDRGQAQEDCLTSTPVHSSSVDTWSNISRCPPGTKQAELEYSNHANQFKTSEVDSPCCQLKSQSIRKRAKASQSRRVRKRVQNEQTQTCCRTNSLPSKCQRGRTRKVETGFLQEDTTTQSFERSRPRFELETPDAAEQDQSLLSSDLSIELSHHEEQLPSLSFQEDEGSADEDEEELPSFLMQVDKKPPSITEGAFVWCKFRNYPFWPALVKSVNRKQKKASVMFIDDPFIHKKGFTVALKTLKPFDCEEANDLVYKAKEKYASAIKWSLKLIRDYRIRIACGSFSGSFIEYFAHDMSYPVRRQYPQAASERLTIASDATMESLCDDPKEDGFSKQQEEVRKSSKRLLPDRSLAAYNRANEKLVHFIVKQRMVERRLLAVIHGQQQSRWLHSFLSASRKPGVNIYLADDQQLDQVYLYLNELYETTVAATPCLPKLAFMEHVPFILDVLLPEAITYAIAGVDNVPVKKAEEKYLKGRCISNRERQEFERWSDMKIKHQNTSLALVSDPIS; translated from the exons ATGAAAG GTAGATCTCGGAAACCAAGAAAACAGGAACCTAAAAAGATGCTGATGGAGAAAGTCACTTCAGACACTGTTTCATCTGAAGCAACAGAGGAATCAAATGCTGTGTCAGGCAGTGATGTCGCCATTGTCAGCCAGTCCACTGCCAGTTCCTTACCAAGTACTCCAAAAAGAGACCGGGGACAGGCACAAGAAGACTGCCTGACCTCCACACCAGTCCACAGCTCCTCCGTTGACACCTGGTCCAACATCTCAAGGTGCCCTCCCGGAACCAAACAAGCAGAGCTAGAGTACTCTAACCACGCCAATCAGTTCAAG ACATCAGAGGTAGATTCACCATGCTGCCAATTAAAATCTCAAAGCATACGCAAAAGGGCTAAAGCTTCCCAGTCGAGACGAGTTAGAAAAAGGGTGCAAAATGAACAAACGCAGACCTGCTGTAGAACCAACAGTCTTCCATCCAAGTGCCAGCGAGGCAGGACGCGGAAGGTGGAGACGGGGTTTTTACAAGAGGACACCACTACTCAGTCGTTTGAACGCTCTAGACCAAGATTTGAACTGGAGACGCCTGATGCAGCAGAGCAAG ACCAATCTTTGCTGTCCTCAGATCTGTCAATAGAGCTGAGTCATCATGAGGAGCAGCTTCCATCTTTGTCCTTCCAGGAAGATGAGGGAAGTGCTGATGAGGACGAGGAGGAGCTACCAAGTTTCTTGATGCAGGTGGACAAAA aGCCTCCATCCATTACAGAAGGAGCGTTTGTGTGGTGCAAATTTAGAAATTATCCATTCTGGCCTGCATTG GTAAAAAGTGTGAACCGTAAGCAGAAAAAAGCCAGTGTTATGTTCATTGATGATCCATTTATTCACAAAAAAGG GTTTACTGTGGCTCTGAAAACCCTGAAGCCTTTTGACTGTGAAGAAGCTAATGATCTAGTG TATAAAGCCAAAGAAAAGTATGCTTCTGCAATTAAGTGGTCCTTGAAGCTTATAAGAGACTACAGGATACGGATAG CCTGTGGCTCATTTTCTGGCTCCTTCATCGAGTACTTTGCTCATGACATGA GCTATCCAGTTAGGAGGCAGTACCCGCAGGCAGCATCAGAGAGACTTACCATCGCCAGTGATGCAACGATGGAGTCGCTGTGTGATGATCCTAAGGAGGACGGCTTTAGTAAACAGCAGGAAGAGGTCCGTAAGAGTTCAAAGAGGCTGCTGCCAGACCGGAGTCTTGCCGCCTACAACCGTGCTAATGAGAAGCTCGTACATTTCATCGTGAAGCAGCGCATGGTGGAAAGACGCCTTCTG GCTGTAATCCATGGGCAGCAGCAGTCCAGATGGCTCCACTCCTTTTTGAGTGCCAGTCGGAAACCGGGGGTGAACATATACCTGGCAGATGACCAGCAGTTGGACCAGGTCTACTTGTACCTGAATGAGCTCTATGAAACGACTGTGGCTGCCACCCCTTGCCTGCCTAAATTGGCATTTATGGAGCATGTCCCCTTTATCCTAGATGTGCTTCTTCCTGAG GCCATCACCTATGCCATAGCTGGGGTGGACAATGTGCCAGTAAAAAAGGCAGAAGAGAAGTACTTAAAAGGACGATGTATTAGTAACAG GGAAAGACAGGAGTTTGAGCGTTGGAGTGACATGAAGATAAAGCATCAGAACACTTCACTTGCATTAGTATCTGATCCCATCAGTTAG